From a single Bacteroidota bacterium genomic region:
- a CDS encoding T9SS type A sorting domain-containing protein, protein MENIFKYFWAGPDACSFYLFCASTVNITNSNLSVINSPDSVFPACDFTLFSFYLGGHKAYVGLPNNHNYELGAWVGSPCDTLSVGLEYLFPKNKELKLYFDKSWQTIFVNAEELKGRNATLEFFNINGQIIDRISSKTDGSYFSNSSSFSSQPDGVYIVRLSTEKEVLTGRFVKW, encoded by the coding sequence ATGGAAAATATATTTAAGTACTTTTGGGCTGGTCCGGATGCTTGTAGTTTTTATTTATTTTGTGCATCTACGGTTAATATAACTAATTCAAATTTATCAGTTATAAATTCTCCTGATAGTGTATTTCCAGCTTGCGATTTTACTTTATTCAGTTTTTACTTAGGAGGTCACAAAGCTTATGTAGGCCTTCCGAATAATCACAATTATGAATTAGGGGCTTGGGTAGGATCACCATGTGATACTCTTTCCGTTGGCTTAGAGTACTTATTTCCTAAGAACAAGGAGTTGAAACTATATTTTGATAAATCCTGGCAAACAATTTTTGTCAATGCTGAAGAGTTAAAAGGAAGAAATGCAACATTAGAGTTTTTTAATATAAATGGGCAGATAATTGATCGAATTTCTTCCAAAACAGATGGAAGTTATTTTAGCAACAGCAGTTCATTTTCGTCTCAACCTGATGGTGTGTACATTGTTAGGTTAAGTACCGAGAAGGAAGTGTTAACGGGGAGATTCGTGAAATGGTGA